The sequence ACCCATGAGCCCGCCGTCCGGCTCGCCGCCAAGCTCGTCGAGATCACCCCGCCGGGGCTGGAGCACGTCTTCCTCTCCGACTCGGGCTCGGTGTCCGTCGAGGTCGCGGTCAAGATGTGTCTCCAGTACTGGCGTTCGCTGGGGCGGACGGGCAAGACCCGGCTGCTGACCTGGCGCGGTGGCTACCACGGGGACACCTGGCAGCCGATGGCCGTCTGCGACCCGGACGGCGGGATGCACGAGCTGTGGCAGGGTCACCTGCCGCGGCAGGTCTTCGCGGACGCGCCGCCCGCCGGTTTCGACACGCCCGTGGACCCGGCGTACGCCGACCACCTGCGCGCCACGATCTCGGCACACGCGGACGAGCTGGCCGCGGTCATCGTGGAGCCGGTGGTGCAGGGTGCGGGCGGTATGCGCTTCCACCACCCGGGCCACCTGCGGGTCCTGCGCGAGCTGTGCGACGAGTACGGGGTCCTGCTGATCCTGGACGAGATCGCCACGGGCTTCGGCCGTACGGGCACGCTCTTCGCGGCCGACCACGCGGGGATCACCCCGGACGTGATGTGCCTGGGCAAGTCGCTGACCGGCGGCTACCTCACACTGGCGGCCACCCTGTGCACGCCGCGGGTGGCGGACGGCATCTCGCAGGGCGAAGTCCCGGTGCTGGCGCACGGGCCGACCTTCATGGGCAACCCGCTGGCCACGGCCGTGGCCCTGGCCTCGATCGAGCTGCTGCTCGGTCAGGACTGGGCGACGGACGTCAAGCGGATCGAGGCGGGGCTGCGCGAGGGCCTGGCGGCGGCGTCCGACATCCCCGGTGTGAAGGACGTACGCGTCCTGGGCGCCATCGGCGTGGTCCAGCTCGACCACGAGATCGACGTGCCGGCGGCCACCCGGGCGGCGGTGCGCGAGGGCGTGTGGGTGCGCCCGTTCCGGGACCTGATCTATGTCATGCCGCCGTTCGTGACCGGCGACGAGGACGTGGCCCGGATCTGCCGTGCGGTGTGCGCGGCGGCGCAGGAAGGTTGAGATGTCCGTATTGATGGTGTCCGGCACGGGCACCGAGATCGGCAAGACGGTGGTCACGTCGGCGATCGCGGCCGCCGCGGTGGCCGCCGGCCGCTCGGTGGCCGTGCTCAAGCCCGCGCAGACGGGTGTCGGCCCGCAGGAGCCGGGGGACGCCGCTGAGGCGGTCCGGCTGGCCGGTCCCTCCGTCACGGCGGTGGAACTGGCCCGCTATCCGGAGCCCTTGGCCCCGGACACGGCGGCCCGGCGCTCGGGTCTGGCGACGCTCTCCCCGGCGCAGATCGCGGAGGCCGCGCAGCGGCTGTCGCAGGACCACGACCTGGTCCTGGTGGAGGGCGCGGGCGGGCTGCTCGTGCGCTTCGACGAGGCGGGCCACACGCTGGCCGACGCGGCACGCCTGCTCGGCGCGCCGACGCTGCTCGTCGCCCAGGCGGGTCTCGGCACGCTCAGCTCCACCACCCTCGCGGCGGAGGCGCTGCGGGCCCGGGACCTGATCGGGTCGGGTGTGGTGGTCGGCAGTTGGCCGCGCATCCCGGATCTGGCGGCCCGCTGCAACCTGGCGGACCTCACGAAGTCCTCGGGACTGCCGCTGCTGGGCGCGGTCCCGGAGGGCTCGGGAACCCTCACGCCGGACCGGTTCCGGGCGTCGGCCCCCACCTGGCTGGCCCCGACCCTCTCGGGCACCTGGTCGGCGGATTCCTTCCTCGCCACCTGGGCCCCGCCGCCCTACCTCCCGGCCGCCCCCGACCCCGCCGGCGTCTGAGGCGCGGGACGGGGAGCGGGGGGCGCCGGAGCGGTCGTACCGCGGCTTCACCGCGGCGGGTCCTCCCCCGTGAGCCCGTCGACGGATGCACGGATGAGGTCGGCGTGGCCGGCGTGGCGCGCGTACTTCTCGACGAGGTCGAGAAGGACGCGCCGGAGGTCGGGGCGTTCGCCGCGTGGAGCGCCTCCGGTGTGTCCTCGGCGGCGGAGCGGTGGTCCCGGTCGGGGGCGCTGTACCGGTCGACCGCGTCCCAGGGAGCACCGACCGGGGAGCCGAGCCACAGCCGGGCGAAGTGGCT comes from Streptomyces virginiae and encodes:
- a CDS encoding adenosylmethionine--8-amino-7-oxononanoate transaminase is translated as MPDQLDPLSAGAELLALDRQHVWHPYGPMPGRQEPLVIASASGVRLRLADPSQGHGHEELVDGMSSWWSAIHGYNHPVLNEAATAQLGRMSHVMFGGLTHEPAVRLAAKLVEITPPGLEHVFLSDSGSVSVEVAVKMCLQYWRSLGRTGKTRLLTWRGGYHGDTWQPMAVCDPDGGMHELWQGHLPRQVFADAPPAGFDTPVDPAYADHLRATISAHADELAAVIVEPVVQGAGGMRFHHPGHLRVLRELCDEYGVLLILDEIATGFGRTGTLFAADHAGITPDVMCLGKSLTGGYLTLAATLCTPRVADGISQGEVPVLAHGPTFMGNPLATAVALASIELLLGQDWATDVKRIEAGLREGLAAASDIPGVKDVRVLGAIGVVQLDHEIDVPAATRAAVREGVWVRPFRDLIYVMPPFVTGDEDVARICRAVCAAAQEG
- the bioD gene encoding dethiobiotin synthase; this encodes MSVLMVSGTGTEIGKTVVTSAIAAAAVAAGRSVAVLKPAQTGVGPQEPGDAAEAVRLAGPSVTAVELARYPEPLAPDTAARRSGLATLSPAQIAEAAQRLSQDHDLVLVEGAGGLLVRFDEAGHTLADAARLLGAPTLLVAQAGLGTLSSTTLAAEALRARDLIGSGVVVGSWPRIPDLAARCNLADLTKSSGLPLLGAVPEGSGTLTPDRFRASAPTWLAPTLSGTWSADSFLATWAPPPYLPAAPDPAGV